In Nomia melanderi isolate GNS246 chromosome 4, iyNomMela1, whole genome shotgun sequence, the following are encoded in one genomic region:
- the LOC116428327 gene encoding mitochondrial coenzyme A diphosphatase NUDT8, with protein MKLYSLPLRCLQRVLPAESQRGLNTSTLEYLKPEVVLSEESRSSFVERFKARKTAKESDEKVSRAAILVPLCKHEGELGLLYTLRSTKLSSNRGQVSFPGGMYDDSDRNLEETALRETWEELKIPKEKVDVWASGNVISKKSLRVLPVFGYIGEVDPGKLQINTNEVEEAFFFSLRNLCDPSLCRHTQFRNGYTLPVYLGGKHRVWGFTAGVTHMVLNVLVPDAYKFKLPYVRPILPDMHKLKNNMQAL; from the coding sequence CCGGCAGAATCGCAACGTGGCCTGAACACCAGTACGCTCGAGTACTTGAAGCCAGAGGTGGTTCTCAGCGAGGAGAGTCGTTCGTCGTTCGTCGAGCGGTTCAAGGCTCGGAAGACCGCGAAGGAATCCGACGAGAAAGTGAGCCGGGCGGCGATACTGGTGCCGTTATGCAAGCACGAGGGCGAGCTGGGTCTCCTGTACACCCTGCGGTCCACGAAGCTGTCGTCGAACCGGGGACAGGTCTCGTTCCCCGGCGGCATGTACGACGACAGCGACCGTAACCTCGAGGAGACGGCGTTACGCGAGACATGGGAGGAGCTCAAGATCCCGAAGGAGAAAGTCGACGTGTGGGCTTCCGGTAATGTTATCAGCAAAAAGAGCCTTCGAGTGTTACCTGTGTTCGGGTACATcggcgaggtcgatcccgggaAGCTCCAGATCAACACCAACGAGGTGGAGGAGGCTTTCTTTTTTAGCTTGAGAAACCTGTGCGACCCGTCCCTCTGCCGGCACACCCAGTTCCGCAACGGTTACACTCTGCCGGTCTATTTGGGCGGGAAACACCGCGTCTGGGGCTTCACCGCGGGCGTGACGCATATGGTGTTGAACGTTCTCGTACCTGACGCTTACAAGTTCAAACTGCCATACGTGCGGCCGATTTTACCGGATATGCATAAGCTCAAGAACAACATGCAGGCGTTGTGA